A portion of the Halobacillus ihumii genome contains these proteins:
- a CDS encoding DUF1028 domain-containing protein, translated as MNESNIIATYSIVGFDPETEELGVAVQSKFLGVGAVVPWAKAGVGAVATQAFANPAYGPEGLELLSKGLTAQETVDQLIAGDAGAPDRQLGIVDAKGRAASYTGNRCYDWAGGVTGEHYTAQGNILVNEATVTEMGRAFETSTGSLADRLLKGLEAAEQAGGDSRGRQSAAIYVVKEKGGYGGLSDVFVDLRVDDHPEPVQELSRIYKLQQLYFGESKQENIKALEGELKNKVVHHLYRTGFLSNNDPDSDDLHHSLTTFLHRENFEAREQERGFIDLEVYHFLEQMVV; from the coding sequence ATGAACGAATCAAACATTATTGCAACGTATTCTATTGTAGGATTTGATCCAGAAACAGAAGAACTAGGGGTTGCCGTTCAATCGAAATTCTTAGGCGTCGGAGCTGTCGTCCCATGGGCAAAGGCCGGAGTTGGTGCGGTTGCCACACAAGCTTTTGCCAATCCTGCTTATGGTCCCGAGGGGTTGGAGCTGCTCAGCAAAGGATTGACCGCTCAGGAAACTGTCGACCAATTAATCGCTGGAGACGCAGGTGCACCAGACCGTCAACTTGGAATTGTAGATGCGAAAGGCAGAGCGGCCTCGTATACGGGGAATCGCTGTTATGACTGGGCTGGGGGAGTCACTGGTGAACATTATACTGCCCAAGGTAATATTTTAGTCAATGAAGCCACTGTCACTGAAATGGGGCGGGCTTTTGAAACGAGCACAGGTTCGTTAGCAGACCGTTTGTTAAAAGGGCTTGAAGCCGCTGAACAAGCTGGCGGTGATAGTAGAGGAAGACAGTCAGCCGCGATTTATGTCGTGAAGGAAAAGGGTGGTTACGGTGGACTAAGTGATGTCTTTGTCGATTTACGAGTCGATGATCACCCTGAACCAGTTCAGGAATTATCTCGTATTTACAAGCTTCAACAGCTTTATTTTGGGGAATCAAAACAGGAGAATATTAAGGCGCTTGAAGGGGAATTGAAAAATAAGGTCGTTCATCATTTGTATCGGACTGGGTTTTTATCGAACAACGATCCTGATTCAGATGATCTCCACCATTCGCTTACAACGTTTTTGCATAGGGAGAATTTTGAAGCCCGCGAGCAGGAACGTGGGTTCATAGATCTTGAAGTCTATCATTTTCTAGAACAAATGGTTGTATAA
- a CDS encoding IS4 family transposase, translating into MDKNTVKTSFGKYVNVMNLENLAVPIQEMDRYTKKYSFESYLHFMIYAHLNEIDSLRALEDALINKNLQAQLGFETLSVSQLSRKHRAIDSDILAAIFAELSMRIKGKSGPTKFGKPLYLIDSSTITLNKDQFPWASFRTTKSGVKLHLRLVFMDDNHQFPDQAVITPALEHDNNQLDILMDEKDVMYVFDRGYMDFERFDELCREGYTFLTRIKKNTVVTEVEACPVEDSPRIKSDRVVRLGSFQKMMDAEMRVIEVWDTKHNLLRLTTNDMETPAETLAEMYRNRWQIELFFRWIKQHVTIKRFFSFDEEAAQNQIYIALITFCLLVLHSQETQSKLSPLKVARRLKALIWQSCQEWKEALRSVP; encoded by the coding sequence ATGGACAAGAATACCGTAAAAACGTCATTTGGTAAATACGTAAACGTAATGAATCTAGAAAATTTAGCTGTCCCTATCCAAGAGATGGACCGGTATACGAAAAAATATTCGTTTGAATCCTATCTCCATTTCATGATTTACGCTCATTTAAACGAAATAGACAGCCTTCGGGCGTTAGAAGATGCGCTGATTAATAAGAATCTTCAAGCTCAGCTGGGTTTTGAAACGCTTAGTGTCTCGCAGTTATCACGAAAGCATCGAGCCATCGATTCAGACATTCTGGCAGCGATTTTCGCTGAACTATCTATGAGAATCAAAGGGAAATCTGGTCCGACTAAATTCGGAAAGCCTCTCTATTTGATAGATTCCTCGACAATCACACTGAATAAGGACCAATTTCCCTGGGCATCTTTTCGAACCACAAAGTCTGGAGTAAAACTTCATTTGAGATTGGTTTTTATGGATGATAACCACCAGTTCCCTGATCAAGCGGTCATCACGCCAGCACTTGAGCACGATAACAATCAACTGGACATCTTAATGGATGAGAAAGATGTCATGTATGTGTTTGACCGCGGCTACATGGACTTTGAACGCTTCGATGAGCTTTGTCGGGAAGGGTATACATTCTTAACCCGAATCAAGAAAAACACTGTCGTGACAGAAGTTGAAGCGTGCCCAGTCGAAGACTCGCCTCGTATTAAATCGGACCGTGTCGTGCGGCTGGGATCTTTTCAAAAGATGATGGATGCCGAGATGAGAGTCATCGAAGTTTGGGATACGAAGCATAATCTTCTTCGGCTTACGACCAATGATATGGAAACACCGGCTGAAACCTTAGCTGAAATGTATCGAAATCGTTGGCAGATTGAACTTTTCTTTCGATGGATCAAGCAACACGTCACAATCAAACGTTTTTTCAGCTTTGATGAGGAAGCCGCTCAAAACCAGATTTATATCGCATTGATTACGTTCTGTTTACTGGTTCTACATAGTCAGGAAACTCAATCGAAGTTAAGCCCATTAAAAGTCGCTAGAAGGTTGAAAGCCCTGATATGGCAGTCTTGTCAGGAATGGAAAGAAGCCCTCCGGAGTGTCCCTTGA
- a CDS encoding phosphotransferase, producing MSNDRNEEKLAGGNVSNVYRSEDTVRRELKPDSVRIHKLLQHLESKGFDYAPKFLGVDEKNREILSFIEGEAGNYPLKKYMWSNDVLKEIANMLRLYHDAVSDFPSLSEWNPIDNTPNNIEVLCHNDFAIYNIIFNKEKPVGIIDFDVAAPGPRLWDIAYTLYTCIPLSRFYYTETGEAVYYNPVHDAERIKKRVKLFFDSYSNEGMEEGYLEMVLLRLEGLCKYMRRKANERDSAFQKMIDEGNLEHYEKEVKFIREHGNEWI from the coding sequence ATGTCAAACGACAGGAACGAAGAAAAGCTAGCAGGAGGGAATGTATCAAACGTATATCGTTCGGAAGATACTGTTCGACGAGAATTAAAGCCTGATAGTGTTAGAATTCATAAATTATTGCAGCATTTGGAAAGCAAAGGTTTTGATTATGCACCGAAGTTTTTAGGTGTTGATGAAAAAAATAGAGAGATATTGTCATTTATTGAAGGAGAAGCTGGTAATTATCCTTTGAAAAAATATATGTGGTCTAATGATGTTTTAAAAGAAATAGCAAATATGCTTCGTCTTTATCATGATGCAGTTAGTGATTTTCCATCATTAAGTGAATGGAACCCAATTGACAATACTCCAAATAACATAGAGGTTTTATGTCATAATGATTTTGCCATATACAATATTATTTTTAATAAAGAAAAGCCTGTAGGTATTATTGACTTTGATGTTGCTGCTCCTGGTCCAAGACTTTGGGATATAGCTTACACCCTTTACACATGTATTCCTTTAAGTAGATTTTATTATACCGAAACAGGTGAGGCAGTTTATTATAATCCTGTACATGATGCTGAACGGATTAAAAAAAGAGTTAAATTGTTCTTTGATTCCTATTCTAATGAAGGAATGGAAGAGGGTTATTTAGAAATGGTATTGTTGCGATTAGAAGGATTATGTAAATATATGAGAAGAAAAGCCAATGAAAGGGACAGTGCTTTTCAAAAAATGATAGACGAGGGAAATCTTGAACATTATGAAAAGGAAGTTAAATTCATTCGTGAACATGGAAATGAGTGGATTTAA
- the rpsN gene encoding 30S ribosomal protein S14: MAKQAMVQKERKRQVTYEKYKEVRQQLKAEGDYEALRKLPRDSSPTRLHNRCAVTGRPHGYMRQFGLSRIKFRELAHKGQLPGVKKASW, encoded by the coding sequence TTGGCTAAACAAGCTATGGTACAAAAAGAACGCAAACGTCAAGTGACGTATGAAAAGTATAAAGAAGTACGGCAGCAGCTTAAAGCTGAAGGGGATTACGAAGCATTGCGCAAACTACCAAGAGATTCTTCCCCCACTCGCCTTCATAATCGCTGTGCTGTTACAGGAAGACCTCATGGGTATATGAGACAGTTTGGACTATCGAGAATTAAGTTTCGTGAACTTGCCCATAAAGGTCAGCTTCCTGGTGTCAAAAAAGCCAGTTGGTAA
- a CDS encoding metalloregulator ArsR/SmtB family transcription factor, whose protein sequence is MQLNKMVDFHKAVGDPTRLRIVSLLLNGPLHGQAIAQKLGLRPPTITHHIKKLKDTGMVYSRRDRNTIYFHLDQKRLEFMATAILRMGDETVKKDELHVNEAEQRKILNSFIAEDGRLKQMPSQLKKKLVILSYLVQGFERGKVYEEFEVNDYVKQFYHDYATIRREWIMQQFMYRENNRYELNPEEMWPIVVKR, encoded by the coding sequence ATGCAGTTAAATAAGATGGTCGATTTTCATAAGGCTGTAGGAGATCCGACGCGATTAAGGATTGTGTCACTCTTGCTGAATGGGCCGCTCCATGGCCAGGCGATTGCTCAAAAACTCGGACTGAGACCGCCCACGATTACTCACCATATAAAAAAGTTAAAAGATACTGGGATGGTATATTCACGACGAGATAGAAATACGATCTATTTCCATTTAGATCAAAAGAGATTGGAGTTTATGGCCACAGCGATACTACGAATGGGAGATGAGACTGTGAAGAAAGACGAATTACATGTAAATGAAGCTGAACAGCGTAAGATCCTCAACAGTTTTATTGCAGAAGATGGACGGTTGAAGCAGATGCCGAGTCAACTGAAGAAGAAATTGGTGATTTTATCTTACTTGGTTCAAGGATTTGAACGCGGAAAAGTTTATGAAGAATTTGAAGTAAACGACTACGTTAAACAGTTTTATCACGATTATGCAACTATCAGACGCGAATGGATCATGCAGCAGTTCATGTATCGTGAAAATAATCGATATGAGCTCAACCCGGAAGAGATGTGGCCGATAGTTGTAAAAAGGTGA
- a CDS encoding organic hydroperoxide resistance protein produces the protein MKALYTTTSSVKGGRNGRVVSDDNNINMPLTMPKTLGGSGGEGTNPEQLFSAGYAACFDSALNMAARQKRIKIGETQVKASVSIGKDTNGGFALAVQLDVHVPEVDQNTADELVELAHQICPYSKATRGNIEVKLSVNELE, from the coding sequence ATGAAAGCTTTGTATACAACTACATCTTCAGTAAAAGGCGGACGTAATGGTCGCGTCGTTTCAGATGATAACAATATTAATATGCCATTAACCATGCCGAAAACTCTAGGTGGTTCTGGAGGAGAAGGTACGAATCCAGAGCAATTATTCTCAGCGGGTTATGCAGCTTGTTTCGATAGTGCACTGAATATGGCAGCTAGACAAAAACGAATTAAAATAGGTGAAACACAGGTTAAGGCTAGTGTTTCCATTGGTAAAGATACAAATGGTGGATTTGCTCTTGCTGTTCAATTGGATGTTCACGTTCCCGAGGTTGATCAAAATACAGCAGATGAACTTGTAGAATTAGCACACCAGATTTGCCCCTATTCAAAAGCAACACGGGGAAATATTGAGGTCAAATTAAGTGTAAACGAATTGGAGTAG
- a CDS encoding aldehyde dehydrogenase family protein, with the protein MDRDFSNLYISGEWRKGRSNRTLEDINPYNEELILEIQAGNSDDLNDAYESSQSAQKDWAATLPQFKQQIFEKAANLMTENQEEIIRWLVNESGSTRIKAMVEFQAAYNDIREASTFPLRMNGVITPSKTEGKENRVYREPLGVVGVISPWNFPLHLTMRSVAAALATGNGVVVKPATDTPVTGGLLIASLFEEAGLPGGLLNVVAGRGSEIGDDMVTHPIPRFISFTGSTEVGRHIGELAGKSLKKTALELGGNNVFIMLEDANIEDAVESAVFGKFLHQGQVCIAANRILVPASRYNEFVEAFRNKVDKLQVGDPEDPKTNVGPVINEGQLKGILKDINLSVELGAKKVMGGTTEGNILEPTILTEVTNDMPIASNEIFGPVAPIIAFKDVDEAIKIANDSPYGLSGAVHSASLENGVNVARRIHTGMVHVNDQSINDEAHVPFGGEKDSGIGRFNGDWALEEFTTTRWISVQHKKRNYGPFFS; encoded by the coding sequence ATGGATAGGGACTTCAGTAACTTATATATATCCGGTGAATGGAGAAAAGGTAGAAGCAATCGAACATTAGAAGATATCAACCCATATAACGAAGAGTTGATTTTGGAAATTCAGGCAGGGAACAGTGATGATTTAAATGATGCCTACGAATCTTCTCAAAGTGCACAAAAGGATTGGGCTGCTACGTTACCTCAATTTAAGCAACAAATATTTGAGAAAGCAGCCAATCTGATGACAGAAAATCAGGAAGAAATAATTAGATGGTTAGTAAATGAGTCTGGCAGTACAAGGATAAAAGCAATGGTTGAATTCCAAGCAGCTTACAATGATATAAGAGAAGCATCAACTTTCCCTTTGAGAATGAACGGAGTGATTACACCTTCGAAAACGGAAGGAAAAGAAAATCGGGTATATCGTGAGCCACTTGGTGTAGTAGGTGTCATCAGCCCATGGAATTTTCCGTTGCATCTGACAATGCGGTCAGTCGCCGCAGCACTTGCAACTGGTAATGGCGTTGTTGTTAAGCCGGCGACAGACACCCCTGTTACCGGGGGGCTGTTAATTGCCAGTCTCTTTGAGGAGGCGGGTTTGCCAGGAGGATTGCTGAACGTTGTTGCTGGCCGTGGTTCTGAAATTGGCGATGATATGGTCACACATCCGATTCCTCGTTTCATTTCATTTACCGGTTCAACAGAAGTCGGCAGACATATCGGTGAACTGGCAGGCAAATCATTAAAGAAAACAGCATTGGAACTTGGCGGGAACAATGTTTTCATCATGTTGGAGGACGCAAATATTGAGGATGCAGTGGAATCGGCCGTCTTTGGTAAGTTTCTTCACCAGGGACAGGTTTGTATTGCCGCAAACCGCATCTTGGTTCCGGCGTCAAGGTATAATGAGTTTGTCGAGGCATTCAGAAATAAAGTTGATAAATTGCAAGTAGGAGACCCGGAAGATCCCAAAACAAATGTTGGACCAGTGATTAACGAAGGTCAGTTGAAAGGTATTCTTAAAGATATTAATCTGAGTGTGGAACTTGGTGCGAAAAAAGTTATGGGAGGTACAACTGAAGGCAATATCCTTGAGCCGACGATCCTCACCGAAGTGACAAACGATATGCCGATTGCCAGCAATGAAATTTTCGGCCCAGTCGCCCCTATTATCGCGTTTAAGGATGTAGATGAGGCAATTAAAATTGCTAACGATTCACCCTATGGATTAAGTGGAGCGGTTCATTCTGCCTCTTTAGAAAACGGTGTAAATGTCGCCAGAAGAATTCATACTGGTATGGTTCATGTAAATGACCAATCGATCAATGATGAGGCACACGTGCCGTTTGGCGGTGAAAAGGATTCAGGGATTGGTCGTTTTAACGGAGACTGGGCGCTTGAGGAATTTACGACTACTAGGTGGATTTCTGTTCAACATAAAAAACGTAATTATGGTCCCTTTTTTAGTTAA
- the thiT gene encoding energy-coupled thiamine transporter ThiT, with the protein MRSKRVLFLVEVAIFSALAILLDIIPFLSFKLWAQGGSVSFAMVPVFIMAFRWGLGGGVLTGLLLGFYQILLGAYILTPLQTFLDYFVAFGVIGLAGLFAKPVWEAARSRKIKKLAVWIILGAFIGSLFRFFGHFVAGIVFYGEFAPEGQPVWLYSLVYNGGYMLPAFIVSAIVLCLLFSQRPTLLLNRS; encoded by the coding sequence ATGCGAAGTAAACGTGTGTTGTTTCTAGTTGAGGTAGCGATATTCTCGGCATTGGCCATCTTACTTGATATTATTCCATTTCTTTCATTTAAACTTTGGGCCCAGGGAGGCTCAGTTTCGTTTGCGATGGTTCCCGTATTTATCATGGCGTTCAGATGGGGACTCGGCGGCGGCGTATTGACAGGGCTGCTGCTCGGTTTCTATCAAATTTTATTAGGGGCTTATATTTTGACACCGCTGCAAACGTTTCTTGATTATTTTGTAGCGTTTGGTGTGATTGGGCTTGCTGGACTATTTGCCAAGCCGGTATGGGAGGCAGCTCGCTCGAGAAAGATTAAGAAATTGGCAGTCTGGATTATATTAGGCGCTTTTATCGGCAGTTTGTTCCGCTTCTTCGGACACTTTGTAGCAGGGATTGTCTTTTATGGAGAGTTTGCCCCAGAAGGTCAGCCAGTTTGGTTGTACTCTTTAGTTTATAATGGTGGATATATGCTGCCAGCGTTTATCGTGAGTGCGATTGTATTATGTCTGCTGTTCTCACAGCGGCCGACTTTACTGCTCAATCGTTCGTAA
- a CDS encoding MarR family winged helix-turn-helix transcriptional regulator codes for MNKNEAMKLSNQLCFSIYSLSREINKMYRPLLGELNLTYTQYLALLVLWEKETCTVKEIGEVLYLDSGTLTPVLKRMAERNLVNRKRDSKDERKVLISLTEEGWELRNHAKEIPSELINKSGLTQEEFTKTLSDFTTLLKQIQQENSK; via the coding sequence ATGAATAAAAATGAGGCAATGAAACTTAGCAATCAACTTTGTTTTTCAATATATTCGCTTTCGCGAGAAATAAATAAAATGTACCGTCCATTACTTGGAGAGTTAAATTTAACCTATACTCAATATCTCGCTTTACTTGTTTTATGGGAAAAAGAAACATGTACGGTAAAAGAGATTGGAGAAGTACTTTATCTTGATTCTGGAACCTTAACCCCAGTACTCAAACGTATGGCTGAGAGAAACCTAGTCAATCGAAAGCGTGATTCTAAGGATGAGCGTAAAGTCTTAATCTCTTTAACAGAGGAAGGATGGGAATTGAGGAATCATGCAAAAGAAATCCCTTCAGAGCTTATTAATAAAAGTGGCCTCACACAAGAGGAGTTCACTAAAACTCTTTCGGATTTCACTACATTGTTAAAACAAATACAGCAAGAAAATTCGAAATAA
- a CDS encoding DUF952 domain-containing protein: protein MILHIIEGEEWIKAKEQGIYTPASIVTDGFIHCSTTEQVIEIANFLYKGYFGLVLLCIASNKVNSKIVYEDLYETGKLYPHIYGSLNVDAVFKVVEFETNSDGSFDLPYEINEIVT from the coding sequence ATGATACTACATATTATTGAAGGCGAAGAATGGATAAAGGCAAAAGAACAGGGGATTTATACACCTGCTAGTATTGTGACTGATGGGTTTATACATTGTTCGACAACTGAACAAGTTATTGAAATAGCCAATTTTTTGTATAAAGGATACTTTGGACTAGTACTGTTGTGCATAGCTTCTAATAAGGTAAATTCCAAGATTGTTTATGAGGATTTATATGAAACAGGAAAATTATATCCGCATATCTACGGTTCTTTAAATGTAGATGCTGTGTTCAAAGTGGTAGAATTTGAAACGAACAGTGACGGAAGCTTTGATTTACCTTATGAAATAAACGAAATTGTAACTTAA
- a CDS encoding sporulation protein, which yields MFKKLMARAGIGAAKVDTQLEKLEFQPGEAVDGKVVVQGGEVDQEIDQITVFLMTEALREADDKKIKETVKLDEYRISEAFVIRAKETKEIPFTIEIPIHAPATLNRLPLWFETGLDMPMALDAGDRDYIKVSVHPYTESILEAAERDLGFRLKKVEMEYSKRHGYVQEFEFLPGGEFRGYLDELELIFFLDHQGVRVFMQVDRKARGLGGLFAEALEMDESNIQLYFSKDELEAGASSLAKKLGTAIREHAG from the coding sequence ATGTTTAAAAAATTAATGGCGCGTGCTGGAATTGGAGCTGCCAAAGTGGATACACAGCTCGAGAAATTGGAGTTTCAGCCTGGCGAAGCAGTTGATGGCAAAGTAGTCGTGCAAGGCGGAGAGGTAGACCAGGAGATTGACCAAATTACTGTATTTCTGATGACCGAAGCCCTCAGAGAAGCGGACGATAAGAAAATTAAAGAAACGGTCAAGCTCGATGAATATCGGATTTCAGAGGCATTCGTCATTCGTGCTAAAGAGACGAAAGAGATTCCATTTACGATTGAGATTCCGATCCATGCCCCAGCAACGCTGAACAGGCTTCCGCTGTGGTTTGAAACAGGCCTTGATATGCCAATGGCCCTTGATGCGGGAGATCGTGATTACATTAAAGTTTCTGTTCACCCGTACACAGAATCGATCCTGGAAGCGGCAGAAAGAGACCTTGGTTTTCGTTTGAAAAAAGTAGAGATGGAATACTCAAAAAGGCATGGCTATGTCCAGGAATTTGAGTTTCTGCCTGGTGGTGAATTCAGAGGATATTTAGATGAGTTAGAGTTAATCTTCTTCCTCGATCATCAAGGTGTTCGGGTGTTTATGCAAGTTGATCGTAAAGCTAGAGGGTTGGGCGGTTTGTTTGCTGAAGCGCTGGAAATGGACGAATCCAATATTCAGCTGTACTTTTCTAAGGATGAGCTGGAGGCGGGGGCGTCGTCATTGGCGAAGAAGTTAGGCACAGCTATACGCGAACATGCTGGATAA
- a CDS encoding NADP-dependent oxidoreductase, translating into MKAVIIENYGGIDELKYMEVDEPNLKDNDVLIEVAATSVNPVDWKLREGYLKGMLQYDFPFILGLDAAGTIKEVGKNVTKFRTGDQVFTRPDITRNGTYAEYVAVDEQLVAKKPENLSFEEAASIPLVGLTSWQCLVDFAGIKQGDKVLIHAGSGGVGSFAIQLAKSFGAWVATTCSTKNVEFVKSLGADRVIDYCNEDFTHVLADMDIVFDTLGGDIQKQSFDVLKENGYLVSIADQPDQELAKEKSVKAGYVFLDPDGEQLEKIRELIEKGEIHPNVGTVMKLINIQEAHRLSETHHAKGKIVLSVK; encoded by the coding sequence TTGAAAGCAGTTATTATCGAAAATTACGGCGGCATCGATGAGTTAAAATATATGGAAGTAGACGAACCAAATTTGAAAGACAATGACGTTTTGATCGAGGTTGCAGCAACCTCCGTTAATCCCGTTGATTGGAAATTACGTGAAGGGTATCTAAAAGGGATGCTGCAATATGACTTTCCATTTATTCTCGGTTTGGATGCCGCAGGAACAATAAAAGAAGTAGGAAAGAATGTGACGAAATTTAGGACTGGAGACCAGGTATTTACCAGGCCAGATATAACCCGCAATGGAACCTATGCGGAATATGTTGCTGTTGATGAACAGCTCGTTGCAAAAAAGCCAGAAAACCTTTCATTCGAGGAAGCTGCATCGATTCCACTTGTTGGATTAACATCGTGGCAATGTCTAGTTGACTTTGCTGGCATCAAACAAGGTGACAAAGTGTTAATTCACGCTGGGTCAGGAGGGGTTGGAAGTTTTGCCATTCAACTAGCAAAATCGTTCGGTGCCTGGGTGGCGACGACATGCAGTACGAAAAACGTTGAATTTGTTAAATCATTGGGGGCCGACAGAGTTATCGATTACTGCAACGAAGATTTCACACACGTTCTTGCTGATATGGACATTGTATTTGATACGCTTGGCGGCGACATCCAAAAACAGAGTTTCGATGTTTTGAAAGAAAATGGCTATCTTGTTTCAATTGCCGACCAACCAGATCAAGAACTTGCAAAAGAGAAAAGTGTTAAAGCAGGCTATGTCTTCTTAGACCCAGATGGAGAGCAACTGGAAAAAATAAGAGAACTGATTGAAAAAGGTGAAATCCACCCGAATGTTGGGACCGTCATGAAACTTATAAATATTCAGGAAGCCCATCGGTTAAGTGAGACGCATCATGCGAAAGGAAAAATTGTTCTTAGCGTGAAATAA
- a CDS encoding DUF6366 family protein, producing the protein MGRDNETPEERRERLRQKELNNPSSSIRGSILSDLVGGLGWKGTGILNLVLILAVIIYAIFFR; encoded by the coding sequence ATGGGCAGAGATAACGAAACACCTGAAGAAAGAAGAGAGAGGCTAAGACAAAAAGAATTAAACAATCCTTCCAGTAGTATACGCGGGAGCATTCTTTCTGATTTAGTCGGTGGTTTAGGATGGAAAGGTACTGGAATACTTAATCTGGTATTAATATTAGCTGTTATAATATATGCCATTTTCTTTCGTTAA
- a CDS encoding NADP-dependent oxidoreductase yields the protein MTQNLQNQQILLSKRPEGMPTEENFEFKNTAVLAPENGQVLVRTIYLSVDPYMRGRMSDAKSYAEPYKLNEMISGGIIGEVVQSRSDQLSVGDKVIGMLGWQHYNVIEASGVRKVDDTIAPLSSYLSVLGMTGLTAYFGLLDIGNPQEGETVVVSGAAGAVGMIVGQIAKIKGARVVGIAGSDNKTAFLEKELGFDKAVNYKTAGNINDSLKQACPNGVDVYFDNVGGEISDAVMSLLNDFARIPLCGAISSYNRTDGDIGPRIQPNLIKSRSLIKGFIIGDYSDRFDEGIQTLAKWVSEGNLKYEENIVEGFENVPQAFLGLFKGENLGKQLVKVNDEITNQE from the coding sequence ATGACACAAAATTTACAAAATCAACAAATCTTATTGTCAAAACGTCCAGAGGGGATGCCGACTGAAGAAAACTTTGAATTTAAGAACACTGCTGTTTTAGCGCCAGAAAATGGACAAGTCCTTGTTCGAACCATATATCTATCAGTTGATCCATATATGAGGGGGAGAATGAGTGATGCAAAATCTTATGCAGAACCATACAAATTAAATGAGATGATATCTGGCGGAATAATTGGGGAAGTCGTTCAATCTAGATCTGATCAACTGAGTGTAGGCGATAAGGTGATTGGCATGCTTGGATGGCAACACTACAATGTTATCGAAGCATCCGGAGTACGTAAAGTCGATGACACAATAGCGCCACTATCTTCTTATTTAAGTGTTCTTGGTATGACTGGATTGACTGCATATTTCGGTTTGCTGGATATCGGAAATCCACAAGAGGGTGAAACAGTTGTTGTTTCTGGAGCGGCTGGAGCTGTTGGAATGATAGTTGGCCAAATTGCAAAGATTAAGGGGGCGCGTGTTGTGGGAATTGCCGGTTCTGATAATAAAACCGCTTTTCTGGAGAAGGAGCTTGGATTTGACAAGGCCGTCAACTACAAAACCGCGGGTAATATCAATGATTCTCTCAAACAGGCATGCCCAAACGGAGTGGATGTTTATTTTGACAATGTAGGTGGAGAGATTTCGGATGCGGTAATGAGTTTGCTGAATGACTTTGCACGCATTCCCTTGTGCGGTGCTATTTCATCCTATAACCGCACAGATGGTGATATCGGTCCAAGGATCCAGCCGAATCTGATCAAGAGCCGGTCCTTAATCAAAGGATTTATTATCGGTGATTATTCTGACCGTTTCGATGAGGGTATTCAAACACTTGCGAAATGGGTATCTGAAGGTAATTTAAAATACGAGGAAAACATTGTGGAAGGATTTGAAAACGTTCCGCAGGCATTTCTTGGCTTATTCAAAGGTGAAAACCTTGGCAAACAACTTGTTAAAGTCAACGACGAAATAACTAACCAGGAATAG